One window of the Thunnus albacares chromosome 3, fThuAlb1.1, whole genome shotgun sequence genome contains the following:
- the bcl11ab gene encoding BAF chromatin remodeling complex subunit BCL11A b, with amino-acid sequence MSRRKQGKPQHLSKREFSPEPLSGVLPEEDSQDSPRLGVAQGEPLKGDQDLLTCGQCHSRFPLADILLFIEHKRRQCHGSLCMDKPLDRPPSSPLASPLSTSSSHSRTHHQHPRRVCHPVEVAVQVSPQDEDCLSAPLQGIIPKQENITDKDEPSSYTCTTCKQPFTSAWFLLQHAQNTHGFRIYLESEPGSPLTPRVAAAPGMGGDCASSQPPLHAVHLADGSPYSLLRMPGSGSGRESASTPREGRYPQTPPLFSPPPRHHLSPDDLALATHHPSAFDRVMRLNSVPLDPPPSMDFSRRLRELAGNATGASPPLSPNRPSPMQRLLQPFQPGSKAPFSATPPLSTSQSPSGSRSTPNPVSNAAQPGTPLKAKSCEFCGKTFKFQSNLIVHRRSHTGEKPFKCHLCNHACTQASKLKRHMKTHCQSKSSVLNAKSDDGLSTASSPEPGTSERMGSATDALKSVVAKFKSENNGLMPENGEEEEEDEEEEEEEEEEEEEEEEEEEEEGEEEEIEGKPVIGEEEERNDYRFSLRLEGARHHQNSDALHPHRRSSSREPGDEDSAMESDRADNGTTTTINGLGPLSTDSLSRKLLGGGVSPGSLSPLSKRIKVEKDLDPPTPTIPNTENVYSQWLAGYAASRQLKDPFLNFTGGDSRQSPFASSSEHSSENGSLRFSTPPGELDGERAASGRSGTGSGASTPHGGSGNGRPSSKDGRRSDTCEFCGKVFKNCSNLTVHRRSHTGERPYKCELCSYACAQSSKLTRHMKTHGQMGKDVYKCEICHMPFSVYSTLEKHMKKWHSDRPLANDIKTE; translated from the exons CTGAGCCGCTGTCAGGTGTTTTACCAGAAGAAGACTCTCAGGACTCTCCCAGGCTGGGAGTGGCTCAAGGCGAGCCCCTAAAAGGGGACCAGGACCTGCTGACCTGCGGCCAGTGCCACTCTCGCTTCCCCCTGGCTGACATCCTGCTGTTCATTGAACACAAACGGAGGCAGTGCCACGGGAGCCTCTGTATGGACAAACCTCTGGACAGGCCACCGTCCTCCCCTCTCGCCTCGCCACTCTCCACGTCCTCCTCACACTCGCGGACCCACCATCAGCACCCGAGGAGGGTGTGTCACCCCGTAGAGGTAGCTGTTCAGGTGTCGCCGCAGGATGAGGATTGTTTATCTGCACCCTTGCAAGGAATAATCCCCAAGCAGGAGAATATCACAG ATAAAGATGAGCCCAGCAGTTACACCTGTACAACGTGCAAGCAGCCCTTCACCAGTGCCTGGTTCCTGCTCCAGCATGCCCAGAACACACACGGCTTCCGCATCTATCTGGAGAGTGAGCCTGGCAGCCCTCTCACCCCCCGCGTGGCTGCTGCTCCTGGAATGGGGGGTGACTGTGCCTCCTCCCAGCCGCCCCTCCATGCTGTCCATTTGGCTGATGGGAGTCCTTACAGCCTGCTGAGGATGCCGGGCTCTGGGTCTGGCAGGGAGTCAGCGTCCACACCTCGTGAGGGTCGTTATCCTCAAACCCCACCGCTGTTTAGCCCGCCACCACGCCATCACCTCAGCCCTGATGACCTGGCCCTGGCAACCCACCATCCCAGCGCCTTTGACAGGGTGATGAGGCTCAACTCAGTGCCACTAGATCCCCCTCCAAGCATGGACTTCTCCAGACGGTTACGTGAGCTGGCTGGAAATGCCACGGGCGCCTCCCCACCTCTGTCCCCTAACAGGCCCAGCCCTATGCAACGGCTGCTACAGCCATTCCAGCCAGGTTCCAAGGCTCCATTTTCAGCAACGCCTCCCCTCTCCACCTCTCAGTCACCTTCTGGCTCACGTTCCACCCCCAATCCTGTATCCAATGCAGCCCAACCAGGCACACCTCTCAAGGCAAAGTCTTGCGAGTTCTGTGGGAAGACCTTCAAGTTCCAGAGTAATCTAATCGTTCACCGGCGTAGCCACACGGGGGAAAAGCCATTCAAGTGTCATCTGTGTAACCATGCCTGCACACAGGCCAGCAAACTGAAACGACACATGAAGACGCACTGTCAGAGCAAGTCTTCGGTACTTAATGCCAAGTCAGACGACGGTCTCTCAACTGCCAGCTCCCCTGAGCCTGGTACTAGTGAGCGGATGGGCAGTGCCACAGATGCTCTTAAGTCAGTGGTGGCCAAGTTCAAGAGTGAGAACAATGGTCTGATGCCTGAAaatggagaagaagaggaagaggatgaggaggaggaggaagaggaagaagaggaggaggaagaggaggaggaagaagaagaggaggagggggaggaggaggaaatcGAGGGTAAGCCTGTAAttggagaagaagaggaaaggaatGACTATCGTTTCAGCCTGCGGCTAGAAGGGGCCCGCCACCACCAGAACAGTGACGCCTTGCACCCACACCGCCGGAGCTCTTCCCGGGAGCCTGGTGACGAGGACTCGGCCATGGAGTCAGACAGGGCAGACAATGGGACCACAACTACCATCAATGGCCTGGGACCTCTATCCACAGACAGCCTGTCCAGGAAGCTGTTGGGAGGAGGGGTCAGCCCTGGCTCACTCAGTCCCCTGTCCAAGCGCATCAAGGTGGAGAAAGACCTTGACCCTCCCACGCCCACCATCCCAAACACAGAGAACGTCTACTCCCAGTGGCTAGCTGGCTACGCTGCCTCACGACAACTCAAGGACCCTTTCCTCAACTTTACAGGTGGGGACTCCAGACAATCGCCCTTCGCCTCCTCATCTGAGCACTCGTCAGAGAACGGCAGCTTGCGCTTCTCCACTCCACCTGGCGAGCTGGACGGGGAACGGGCTGCTTCAGGACGTAGCGGCACTGGTAGTGGGGCCAGCACTCCCCACGGTGGCAGCGGGAATGGCAGGCCGAGCTCCAAGGATGGCCGCCGCAGTGACACCTGTGAGTTTTGCGGCAAGGTGTTCAAGAACTGCAGCAACTTGACAGTGCACCGACGCAGTCACACTGGAGAGCGGCCCTACAAGTGTGAGCTGTGCAGCTACGCCTGCGCCCAGAGCTCTAAGCTCACCCGCCACATGAAGACCCACGGACAGATGGGCAAGGACGTTTACAAATGTGAAATCTGCCACATGCCTTTCAGTGTATACAGCACTCTggaaaaacacatgaagaagtGGCACAGCGACCGCCCTCTTGCTAATGACATTAAGACTGAGTAG